One genomic window of Myxococcus xanthus includes the following:
- a CDS encoding GNAT family N-acetyltransferase produces MGAEGLLLRPAKESDRRTLWRIHTRAVEALCLRAYAPHEVSTWVRLLKPEGYLRPERPRTVLVAERGRRAVGFGQVDAALGELEALYVVPDEAGHGVGPALLSALESAVWRGSAPLMGLDASLNAEHFYQRHGYASVHASRRPLTVDVQLACVRMQKQRPATAMGRWPAWRRG; encoded by the coding sequence ATGGGCGCGGAAGGACTCCTGCTGAGGCCCGCGAAGGAGTCCGACCGCCGCACCCTGTGGCGCATCCACACCCGGGCCGTGGAAGCCCTGTGCCTTCGCGCGTACGCGCCGCACGAGGTGAGCACCTGGGTGCGGCTCTTGAAACCGGAGGGCTACCTGCGGCCGGAGCGTCCGCGCACGGTGCTGGTGGCGGAACGCGGCCGGCGCGCGGTGGGCTTCGGCCAGGTGGACGCGGCGCTAGGTGAGCTGGAAGCGCTCTACGTGGTGCCAGACGAGGCGGGCCATGGCGTGGGCCCCGCATTGCTGTCGGCCCTGGAGTCCGCCGTCTGGCGGGGCAGCGCGCCGCTGATGGGGCTGGATGCCAGCCTGAACGCCGAACACTTCTATCAGCGGCACGGCTATGCCTCCGTCCACGCCTCCCGGCGCCCACTCACGGTCGACGTCCAGTTGGCGTGCGTGCGGATGCAGAAGCAGCGGCCGGCCACGGCCATGGGGCGGTGGCCGGCCTGGCGCCGCGGCTAG
- a CDS encoding AMP-binding protein produces the protein MAALPELNVTQTFTGKRLLFAGATGFVGKVTLSMLLTRYGQDLDKVYVLVRKGSAASAERRFFDKVATSEPFQPLRDSLGDEGALAFIRQKVEVLDGDITDPWMGLEEPQVEALTGKVHAFINCAGLVSFNPSLEVGLNVNTHGLKFAAALAVRWSVPLIHMSTAFVAGNRSGLVFEDEEVRGYFPKREEMDGRDFSLEQELQDAARIVARLREQAEDRALTSTFRKKALDRLEEEGRDPNDEKTLRLAVGRERKLWLSGELVRAGMERAAHWGWPNTYTYTKSLGEQVLAATPGLRYSIVRPSIVESARHFPFPGWNEGFTTSAPLAFAGIKGPGGIPAGENTILDIIPVDQVAGATIGITAHAMDVEERRIYQLASGDMNPFYAGRSVELVGLYRRRYYRNRESGNALMNKLRSRVEPQPVSKKEFELFSAPMLSRGARFLKKAIDEVRPAWGAPAVQAMLDKAKVSLDEVDDNAQGIIALTELFLPFLYENRYVFRCDNTRSVYARMAHADRLKVPWDPEHIDWREYFLGTHLPGLEKWVFPGMESEREKRTVIPAHRDLLELMEATVHAYRHRVAFRMVAGEKEERFTYGEVHRYAARVGSFLLAAGIKHGDRVLLVSENRPEWGISYFGILRAGATVVPVDPGLSEAELVNIARRADARACLVSEDAARDFPGLFAALGDGVTVASLAEAMTGDPAHPDRIGPVRRSAAADDLASIIFTSGTTGTPKGVMLTHRNFAALVAKLAGTFDIGVGDGVLSVLPLHHTFEFAAGFLTPFWRGAEITYIDELTSDRLGEVFETGRITAMVGVPALWQLLHRKITQEFASRPPFIEQALKALMATHGELRNRNNINLGKLLFWPVHRKFGGRIKVIVSGGSALPDDVHKAFHELGFNITEGYGLTEAAPVLAVTKPGNKRQPGTVGRALPGIELRILNPDNDGLGEVLAKGPNVMPGYFGDREATEAVLKDGWLHTGDLGRLDAEGHLYLVGRAKDVIIDHNGKNIYPDELEELYQDHTHIKELSIVGLPDDAGGEKVACLCVPDYADRPREEVRRELEEHFRKVSAGMPFYRRVKVLRLWDGELPRTAKRSVKRKQVVEELKRQERMAASASKAREKAANPTTGGIADWLFPLIADVSHRPVSDVRPDALLSGDLGFDSLMLTELSSALEAAGVPLPAVEDLTQVQTVEDLRKVVASSGKRPTVETRAKEISKENERAEEVEIPVPDVVADVGRQLLSFGQKVLYGGVFDVKVTGKSFIPQNRNFLVIANHSSHLDAGLVRVALGDQGERLVSLAARDYFFNTPLKRAWFENFTNLIPIERQGSLRESLRMAGEALRQGFNVLIFPEGTRSTTGELMEFKSTLGYLALTFNMDVLPLYIGGAFDALPKGSVLPKTKTPLRVNIGPALGHADLRTRVQGMARSEGYRYVTRIAEDSMRALRDGRVLNLERVDLPPAGASPRASTSTEGKDS, from the coding sequence ATGGCCGCCCTTCCCGAGCTGAACGTCACCCAGACCTTCACCGGCAAGCGCCTGCTCTTCGCGGGCGCCACCGGCTTCGTGGGCAAGGTGACGCTGTCCATGCTGCTGACCCGCTACGGGCAGGACCTGGACAAGGTGTACGTGCTGGTCCGCAAGGGCAGCGCCGCGTCCGCCGAGCGCCGCTTCTTCGACAAGGTCGCCACCAGTGAGCCCTTCCAGCCGCTGCGAGACAGCCTGGGGGATGAAGGCGCGCTGGCCTTCATCCGCCAGAAGGTGGAGGTGCTGGACGGCGACATCACCGACCCGTGGATGGGCCTGGAAGAGCCCCAGGTGGAGGCGCTCACCGGCAAGGTGCACGCGTTCATCAACTGCGCCGGTCTGGTGTCCTTCAACCCGTCGCTGGAGGTGGGCCTCAACGTCAACACCCACGGCCTGAAGTTCGCCGCGGCGCTGGCGGTGCGCTGGTCCGTCCCGCTGATTCACATGTCCACGGCCTTCGTGGCCGGCAACCGCAGCGGGCTCGTCTTCGAGGACGAGGAGGTTCGCGGCTACTTCCCCAAGCGGGAGGAGATGGACGGCCGCGACTTCAGCCTGGAGCAGGAACTGCAGGACGCGGCGCGCATCGTCGCGCGGCTGCGCGAGCAGGCCGAGGACCGGGCCCTCACGTCCACCTTCCGCAAGAAGGCGTTGGACCGGCTGGAGGAAGAAGGCCGCGACCCCAACGACGAGAAGACGCTGCGGCTGGCGGTGGGCCGTGAGCGCAAGCTGTGGCTCAGCGGCGAGCTGGTGCGCGCCGGCATGGAGCGCGCCGCCCACTGGGGCTGGCCCAACACGTACACGTACACCAAGTCCCTGGGCGAGCAGGTGCTCGCGGCCACGCCGGGCCTGCGCTACTCCATCGTCCGGCCCTCCATCGTGGAGAGCGCGCGGCACTTCCCCTTCCCCGGCTGGAACGAGGGCTTCACCACCTCCGCGCCCCTGGCCTTCGCGGGCATCAAGGGCCCCGGCGGCATCCCCGCGGGCGAGAACACCATCCTGGACATCATCCCGGTGGACCAGGTGGCGGGCGCCACCATCGGCATCACCGCGCATGCCATGGACGTGGAGGAGCGGCGCATCTACCAGCTCGCCTCCGGCGATATGAATCCCTTCTACGCCGGCCGCTCCGTGGAGCTGGTGGGCCTGTACCGGCGGCGCTACTACCGCAACCGCGAGTCCGGCAACGCGCTGATGAACAAGCTGCGCTCGCGCGTCGAGCCGCAGCCGGTCAGCAAGAAGGAGTTCGAGCTGTTCAGCGCGCCCATGCTGTCGCGCGGCGCGCGCTTCCTGAAGAAGGCCATCGACGAGGTGCGTCCCGCGTGGGGCGCCCCGGCCGTCCAGGCCATGCTGGACAAGGCGAAGGTGTCGCTGGACGAGGTGGACGACAACGCCCAGGGCATCATCGCCCTGACGGAGCTGTTCCTCCCCTTCCTCTACGAGAACCGCTACGTCTTCCGCTGCGACAACACCCGCTCCGTGTATGCGCGCATGGCGCACGCGGACCGGCTGAAGGTGCCCTGGGACCCGGAGCACATCGACTGGCGCGAGTACTTCCTGGGGACACACCTCCCTGGCCTGGAGAAGTGGGTGTTCCCGGGCATGGAGTCGGAGCGCGAGAAGCGCACCGTCATCCCCGCGCACCGCGACCTGCTGGAGTTGATGGAAGCCACGGTGCATGCGTACCGGCACCGCGTGGCCTTCCGCATGGTGGCGGGCGAGAAGGAGGAGCGCTTCACCTACGGCGAGGTGCACCGCTATGCCGCGCGCGTGGGCAGCTTCCTGCTGGCCGCGGGCATCAAGCACGGCGACCGCGTGCTGCTGGTGTCGGAGAACCGGCCCGAGTGGGGCATCAGCTACTTCGGCATCCTGCGCGCGGGCGCCACCGTCGTTCCGGTGGACCCGGGCTTGAGCGAGGCGGAGCTCGTCAACATCGCCCGCCGGGCGGACGCGCGCGCGTGCCTCGTCTCCGAGGACGCGGCCCGGGACTTCCCCGGCCTCTTCGCCGCGCTGGGTGACGGCGTCACCGTGGCCAGCCTCGCGGAGGCGATGACAGGCGACCCGGCGCACCCGGACCGCATCGGGCCAGTGCGCAGGTCCGCCGCGGCGGATGACCTGGCCAGCATCATCTTCACCTCCGGCACCACGGGCACGCCCAAGGGCGTCATGCTCACCCACCGGAACTTCGCCGCGCTGGTGGCGAAGCTGGCGGGGACCTTCGACATCGGCGTGGGCGACGGCGTGCTGTCCGTCCTGCCGCTGCACCACACCTTCGAGTTCGCCGCCGGCTTCCTCACCCCGTTCTGGCGCGGGGCGGAAATCACCTACATCGACGAGCTGACGTCGGACCGGCTGGGCGAGGTGTTCGAGACGGGCCGCATCACCGCCATGGTGGGCGTGCCGGCGCTGTGGCAGCTCTTGCATCGCAAGATTACGCAGGAGTTCGCCAGCCGCCCGCCGTTCATCGAACAGGCGCTCAAGGCGCTGATGGCCACCCACGGCGAGCTGCGCAACCGCAACAACATCAACCTGGGCAAGCTGCTGTTCTGGCCGGTGCACCGCAAGTTCGGCGGGCGTATCAAGGTCATCGTGTCGGGCGGCTCGGCGCTGCCGGACGACGTGCACAAGGCCTTCCACGAGCTGGGCTTCAACATCACGGAGGGCTACGGCCTGACGGAGGCCGCGCCGGTGCTGGCGGTGACGAAGCCCGGCAACAAGCGCCAGCCCGGTACGGTGGGCCGCGCGCTGCCCGGCATCGAGCTGCGCATCCTCAATCCGGACAACGACGGGTTGGGTGAAGTGCTGGCCAAGGGCCCCAACGTCATGCCCGGCTACTTCGGCGACCGCGAGGCCACCGAGGCGGTGCTCAAGGACGGCTGGCTCCACACGGGCGACCTGGGACGTCTGGACGCGGAGGGCCACCTGTACCTGGTGGGCCGCGCGAAGGACGTCATCATCGACCACAACGGGAAGAACATCTACCCGGACGAGTTGGAGGAGCTGTACCAGGACCACACGCACATCAAGGAGCTGTCCATCGTCGGCCTGCCCGACGACGCGGGCGGTGAGAAGGTGGCGTGCCTGTGCGTGCCCGACTACGCGGACCGCCCACGCGAGGAAGTGCGCCGCGAGTTGGAGGAGCACTTCCGCAAGGTGAGCGCGGGCATGCCCTTCTACCGGCGCGTGAAGGTGCTGCGCCTGTGGGACGGCGAGCTGCCCCGCACCGCCAAGCGCAGCGTGAAGCGCAAGCAGGTGGTGGAGGAGCTCAAGCGCCAGGAGCGCATGGCGGCCAGCGCCAGCAAGGCGCGCGAGAAGGCGGCCAACCCCACCACGGGTGGCATCGCGGACTGGCTCTTCCCGCTCATCGCGGACGTCAGCCACCGGCCGGTGTCCGACGTGCGTCCGGACGCGCTGCTCAGCGGGGACCTCGGCTTCGACTCGCTGATGCTCACCGAGCTGTCCTCCGCGCTGGAGGCCGCCGGCGTGCCGCTGCCCGCAGTGGAGGACCTGACGCAGGTGCAGACAGTGGAGGACCTGCGCAAGGTGGTGGCGTCCTCCGGCAAGCGCCCCACGGTGGAGACGCGCGCGAAGGAGATCTCCAAGGAGAACGAGCGCGCGGAAGAGGTGGAGATTCCGGTGCCCGACGTGGTGGCGGACGTGGGCCGTCAGCTCTTGTCCTTCGGGCAGAAGGTGCTCTACGGCGGCGTGTTCGACGTGAAGGTGACGGGCAAGTCCTTCATCCCGCAGAACCGCAACTTCCTCGTCATCGCCAACCACTCCAGCCACCTGGACGCGGGCCTGGTCCGCGTGGCGCTGGGTGACCAGGGCGAGCGACTGGTGTCCCTGGCGGCGCGCGACTACTTCTTCAACACGCCGCTCAAGCGCGCCTGGTTCGAGAACTTCACCAACCTGATCCCCATTGAACGGCAGGGCTCGCTGCGCGAGTCGCTGCGGATGGCGGGCGAGGCGCTGCGTCAGGGCTTCAACGTCCTCATCTTCCCGGAGGGCACGCGCTCCACCACCGGTGAGCTGATGGAGTTCAAGTCCACGCTGGGCTACCTGGCGCTCACCTTCAACATGGACGTGCTGCCGCTGTACATCGGCGGCGCCTTCGACGCGCTGCCCAAGGGCAGCGTGCTGCCCAAGACGAAGACGCCCCTGCGGGTGAACATCGGTCCGGCGCTGGGCCACGCGGACCTGCGCACGCGGGTGCAGGGCATGGCGCGCTCGGAGGGATACCGCTACGTCACGCGCATCGCCGAGGACTCCATGCGGGCGCTGCGCGACGGCCGGGTGCTGAACCTGGAGCGCGTGGACCTGCCTCCGGCCGGGGCCAGTCCCCGCGCGTCCACGTCCACGGAAGGGAAGGACTCGTGA
- a CDS encoding RtcB family protein, translating into MQPKLNRLLRALAREGLEVAYDGRLYSVRLLGDAHAPPAEVLLPPDLPVEGKAFQQLAQLAALRHPGGGEVLRVRATPDFHPGDSGVAIGSVLHTRGLVVPGAIGTDINCGMRLHVADISVEDFLAKRSAFVERMKGHYFFGTRDVTMASRASEALLRDGVQGWLLETLEQPLGCAGRADLAQLDAEVSRIHLGGGLKGHPRWAPESFTREGLVRDAGLATIGGGNHFVEVQRVEAVEDRARAWDWGVREGQLAFMIHSGSRDVGKHVGVAWQDRARQAWPAGTPLPASGILPLGDARLVTEYLEAEATAANYAFLNRLLLAELLRQTLRELFGDVEAPLVYDVPHNLTLPYEGGWLARKGACPAGAEQPVIIPGSMGATSFLMVGCGDARALESASHGAGRARSRFSLSRGGADQSEAALGLTGVDCITLRAERRVEEAPAAYKPIRPVVDAQVEAGIVREVARLSPLLTFKA; encoded by the coding sequence ATGCAGCCGAAACTGAACCGGCTTCTCCGGGCGCTCGCCCGCGAGGGGCTCGAGGTCGCCTATGACGGCCGCCTCTATTCCGTCCGCCTCCTGGGTGACGCTCACGCGCCGCCCGCCGAAGTCCTTCTCCCGCCGGACCTGCCCGTGGAGGGCAAGGCCTTCCAACAACTCGCCCAGCTCGCGGCCCTGAGGCACCCCGGTGGTGGCGAGGTGCTGCGGGTACGTGCCACGCCCGACTTCCACCCGGGAGACTCCGGGGTGGCCATTGGCTCGGTGCTCCACACGCGCGGGCTGGTGGTGCCCGGCGCCATTGGCACCGACATCAACTGCGGCATGCGGCTGCACGTCGCGGACATCTCCGTGGAGGACTTTCTGGCGAAGCGGTCGGCCTTCGTCGAGCGGATGAAGGGCCACTACTTCTTCGGTACGCGTGACGTCACCATGGCCTCACGGGCCTCCGAGGCGCTGCTGCGCGACGGCGTGCAGGGCTGGCTCCTGGAGACGCTGGAGCAGCCGCTGGGGTGCGCGGGACGGGCCGACCTGGCCCAGCTCGACGCGGAGGTGTCGCGCATCCACCTGGGCGGCGGGCTGAAGGGCCATCCGCGCTGGGCGCCCGAGTCCTTCACGCGCGAAGGGCTGGTGCGCGACGCGGGCCTGGCCACCATTGGCGGCGGCAACCACTTCGTGGAGGTGCAGCGCGTGGAGGCTGTGGAGGACCGGGCGCGGGCGTGGGACTGGGGCGTGCGCGAGGGACAGCTCGCGTTCATGATTCACTCTGGCAGCCGGGACGTGGGCAAGCACGTGGGCGTGGCCTGGCAGGACCGTGCGCGCCAGGCGTGGCCCGCGGGAACGCCGCTTCCGGCCAGCGGCATCCTCCCCCTGGGGGATGCGCGGCTCGTCACCGAATACCTGGAGGCGGAGGCGACGGCGGCCAACTACGCCTTCCTCAACCGCCTGCTGCTGGCGGAACTGCTGCGCCAGACGCTCAGGGAGCTCTTCGGGGACGTGGAGGCGCCGCTCGTCTACGACGTGCCCCACAACCTGACGCTGCCCTACGAGGGCGGCTGGCTGGCGCGCAAGGGCGCATGCCCGGCGGGGGCGGAGCAACCCGTCATCATCCCCGGCTCCATGGGGGCCACGTCCTTCCTCATGGTGGGGTGTGGGGATGCGCGGGCGCTGGAGTCCGCGTCGCACGGCGCGGGCCGCGCGCGCTCCCGCTTCTCCCTGTCGCGGGGCGGCGCGGACCAGAGCGAGGCCGCCCTGGGGCTGACCGGCGTGGACTGCATCACCCTTCGCGCGGAGCGTCGCGTCGAGGAGGCGCCCGCAGCATACAAGCCCATCCGTCCGGTGGTGGATGCCCAGGTGGAGGCCGGCATCGTCCGGGAGGTCGCCCGGCTCTCCCCCCTGCTCACCTTCAAGGCCTGA
- a CDS encoding NAD-dependent epimerase/dehydratase family protein produces MKLLVTGGTGFLGTHLVPRLVAAGHEVRLIGRSRPSGAPYAGTEYVPGDLKNRDAVRRALEGVDAVYHLAGLVSFQPKDARKMFELHVDSTRELLRDVREAGVKRVVLASTSGTIAVSKEAHVRDESADYPITVVGQWPYYLSKIYEEKLALAYCRKHEIPLVVLNPSLLMGPGDDRLSSTWTVVKFLNREIPAMPGGGISFVDARDAADAFVQALTRGEVYGRHLMGVNLSMKDFFQRLERLSGVPAPKLKLPSKVNVLGGKLLERWAKVRGTTPTLDPQEIDIGEHWFWLDASKAEAELGFRARDIQETLSETVQHIYGKMPPQSLPGTKGRLAELRENT; encoded by the coding sequence GTGAAGCTGCTGGTGACGGGAGGCACGGGCTTTCTGGGCACGCACCTGGTGCCCAGGCTGGTGGCGGCGGGCCACGAGGTGCGGCTCATCGGCCGCTCGCGGCCTTCGGGCGCCCCCTACGCGGGCACGGAGTACGTCCCCGGTGACTTGAAGAACCGGGACGCGGTGCGCCGCGCGCTGGAGGGCGTGGACGCCGTCTACCACCTGGCGGGGCTCGTCTCCTTCCAGCCGAAGGACGCGCGGAAGATGTTCGAGCTGCACGTGGACAGCACGCGCGAGCTGCTGCGGGACGTGCGCGAGGCCGGCGTGAAGCGCGTGGTGCTGGCCTCCACCTCCGGCACCATCGCGGTGTCGAAGGAGGCGCACGTCCGCGACGAGAGCGCCGACTACCCGATTACGGTGGTGGGCCAGTGGCCCTACTACCTGTCGAAAATCTACGAGGAGAAGCTGGCGCTCGCATACTGCCGCAAGCACGAGATTCCCCTGGTGGTGCTCAACCCCAGCCTGCTGATGGGGCCCGGGGATGACCGGCTGTCCTCCACATGGACGGTGGTGAAGTTCCTCAACCGCGAGATTCCGGCCATGCCGGGCGGCGGCATCTCCTTCGTGGACGCGCGCGACGCGGCGGACGCCTTCGTCCAGGCGCTCACCCGGGGCGAGGTGTACGGCCGTCACCTCATGGGGGTGAATCTGTCCATGAAGGACTTCTTCCAGCGGCTGGAGCGCCTGTCGGGCGTGCCCGCGCCGAAGCTGAAGCTCCCCTCCAAGGTCAACGTGCTCGGCGGGAAGCTGCTGGAGCGCTGGGCCAAGGTGCGCGGCACCACGCCGACGCTGGACCCGCAGGAAATCGACATCGGCGAGCACTGGTTCTGGCTGGACGCATCCAAGGCGGAGGCCGAGCTCGGCTTCCGCGCGCGCGACATCCAGGAGACGCTCTCCGAGACGGTGCAGCACATCTACGGGAAGATGCCGCCCCAGAGCCTGCCTGGCACCAAGGGCCGGCTGGCGGAGCTGCGCGAGAACACCTGA
- a CDS encoding GGDEF domain-containing protein: MAGDETRVTKISTLNVHAHRSTECCLVQIHGPELGKKYLIEDAELTIGRDQHNHIVVDLDNVSRRHARILGRGGKMLVEDLGSTNGTFLNDQEVLQASPLRSGDLVKVGGSIFKFLDGDNIETQYHETIYTLTIADGLTGINNKRYFLEYLEKEMGRSTRYQRTLTLMMFDIDHFKQINDVHGHLAGDYVLRELAQSIKRLVRREQCFARYGGEEFAVVLPEDGPDKARLFAEKIRRLIEGKSFVYDDKEIPVTISIGVAEQTSDMLEPTHFIKVADANLYKAKKSGRNRVVG, from the coding sequence ATGGCCGGCGACGAAACCCGCGTCACCAAGATCTCAACGCTCAACGTGCATGCCCACCGCAGCACGGAGTGTTGTCTCGTGCAGATTCATGGCCCCGAGCTCGGCAAGAAGTACCTCATCGAGGATGCCGAACTCACCATTGGGCGGGATCAGCACAACCACATCGTCGTGGACCTGGACAACGTGTCCCGCCGCCACGCCCGGATTCTGGGGCGTGGGGGGAAGATGCTCGTTGAAGACCTGGGCTCCACCAACGGTACCTTCCTCAATGACCAGGAAGTGCTTCAGGCCTCTCCGCTGCGCAGCGGAGACCTGGTCAAGGTCGGAGGCTCCATCTTCAAGTTCCTCGATGGCGACAACATCGAGACCCAGTACCACGAGACCATCTACACGCTGACCATCGCGGACGGTCTCACCGGCATCAACAACAAGAGGTACTTCCTGGAGTACCTCGAGAAGGAGATGGGCCGGTCGACCCGCTATCAGCGCACCCTCACGCTGATGATGTTCGACATCGACCACTTCAAGCAGATCAACGACGTCCACGGCCACCTCGCCGGGGACTACGTGCTGCGGGAGTTGGCCCAGTCCATCAAGCGCCTGGTGCGCCGCGAGCAGTGCTTCGCCCGCTACGGCGGCGAGGAGTTCGCCGTCGTCCTCCCGGAGGACGGCCCGGACAAGGCGCGCCTGTTCGCGGAGAAGATTCGCCGGCTCATCGAGGGCAAGTCCTTCGTCTACGACGACAAGGAAATCCCCGTCACCATCTCCATTGGCGTGGCCGAGCAGACGTCGGACATGCTGGAGCCCACGCACTTCATCAAGGTGGCGGACGCCAACCTGTACAAGGCGAAGAAGTCGGGCCGCAACCGCGTGGTGGGCTAG
- the glgC gene encoding glucose-1-phosphate adenylyltransferase, whose amino-acid sequence MSKVLAMILAGGAGTRLEPLTRERAKPAVPFGGRYRIIDFVLSNFANSGVYRMKVLTQYKSDSLNNHLSRAWRMTAFLGHYVEAVPAQMRTGLDWYKGSADAIYQNLNIITDEEPDYIFVFGADHVYRMDTRQMLDFHCTKKAACTVAAIPVPIEQGREFGIIDVGPDGRMRQFLEKPKDPPPMPGNPKMCLASMGNYLFSTDVLVQEVVRDAANEASAHDFGKSIISELYKRAPVYVYDFAQNEVPGQEAKERGYWRDVGNIDVYYQSNMDLVEVDPTFNLYNDRWPIHTQPNNYPPAKFVFADEQNHRVGHAMDTLVAEGCIISGGSVRRSVLSPKVRVNSYSEVEDSLLFENVTIGRRCRIRRAIIDKNVEIPPGMTIGFDPVEDRRRFHVTPGGVVVIPKGMKVT is encoded by the coding sequence ATGTCCAAAGTCCTGGCGATGATTCTGGCTGGAGGCGCTGGCACGCGCCTGGAGCCCCTGACGCGCGAGCGCGCGAAGCCCGCTGTCCCCTTCGGCGGGCGCTACCGCATCATCGATTTCGTTCTCTCGAACTTCGCCAACTCCGGTGTGTACCGGATGAAGGTCTTGACGCAGTACAAGAGCGACTCGCTCAACAACCACCTGTCCCGCGCGTGGCGGATGACGGCGTTCCTGGGCCACTACGTGGAAGCCGTCCCCGCGCAGATGCGGACGGGGCTGGACTGGTACAAGGGCAGCGCGGACGCCATCTACCAGAACCTCAACATCATCACCGACGAGGAGCCGGACTACATCTTCGTCTTCGGCGCGGACCACGTGTACCGGATGGACACGCGCCAGATGCTGGACTTCCACTGCACGAAGAAGGCGGCGTGCACGGTGGCCGCGATTCCCGTCCCCATCGAGCAGGGCCGCGAGTTCGGCATCATCGACGTGGGGCCGGACGGGCGGATGCGGCAGTTCCTGGAGAAGCCCAAGGACCCGCCGCCCATGCCGGGCAACCCGAAGATGTGCCTGGCCTCCATGGGCAACTACCTCTTCTCCACCGACGTGCTGGTGCAGGAGGTGGTGCGGGACGCGGCGAACGAGGCGAGCGCGCACGACTTCGGCAAGTCCATCATCAGCGAGCTGTACAAGCGCGCGCCGGTGTACGTGTACGACTTCGCCCAGAACGAGGTCCCCGGCCAGGAGGCCAAGGAGCGCGGCTACTGGCGGGACGTGGGGAACATCGACGTCTACTACCAGTCCAACATGGACCTGGTGGAGGTGGACCCGACGTTCAACCTCTACAACGACCGCTGGCCCATCCACACCCAGCCCAACAACTACCCGCCGGCGAAGTTCGTCTTCGCGGACGAGCAGAACCACCGCGTGGGCCACGCCATGGACACGCTGGTGGCGGAGGGCTGCATCATCTCCGGCGGCAGCGTGCGGCGCTCGGTGCTGTCGCCGAAGGTGCGCGTCAACTCGTACTCGGAGGTAGAGGACTCCCTCCTGTTCGAGAACGTCACCATCGGCCGGCGCTGCCGCATCCGCCGGGCCATCATCGACAAGAACGTGGAGATTCCGCCGGGGATGACCATCGGATTCGACCCGGTGGAGGACCGGCGGCGCTTCCACGTCACGCCCGGGGGCGTCGTGGTGATTCCCAAGGGCATGAAGGTGACCTGA